The following are from one region of the Methanoculleus sp. SDB genome:
- a CDS encoding chromosome segregation protein ScpA, giving the protein MYEEPVEILVSMAERGEIDPWNIDIVEITDRFLSELERLKELDLRISGRTLFFAATLLRMKSEYLEEAEFSDEGDFSEEIDEFTDDIGLDGNYDFDDVSEPIERLEREIQRRIGRKKQRARPVTLYELIKQLKTAEKEERRRHRRRKAVPLLFIEADDVVNIAHEEDFQDSASSVLSCFERAKEEQDVVTLADLCTEMECGIREVYIPLLFLMIDGKLALRQEEFFGDIIITQFHDDGSASE; this is encoded by the coding sequence ATGTATGAGGAACCGGTTGAAATCCTGGTTTCAATGGCAGAAAGGGGTGAAATTGATCCCTGGAATATTGATATCGTCGAAATAACGGATCGTTTCCTTTCGGAACTTGAACGCCTGAAGGAACTGGATCTCCGCATATCCGGGAGAACTCTTTTTTTTGCCGCAACGCTCCTTCGAATGAAGTCGGAATATCTTGAGGAAGCTGAATTCAGTGATGAGGGCGATTTTTCCGAAGAAATTGATGAATTTACCGATGATATCGGTCTCGACGGGAATTATGATTTTGACGACGTGTCTGAACCGATAGAGCGTCTCGAACGGGAAATCCAGCGAAGGATTGGGAGAAAAAAGCAGCGCGCACGGCCGGTTACCCTCTATGAGCTGATTAAACAGTTGAAAACGGCGGAGAAGGAGGAGCGACGCAGACACCGGCGGCGGAAAGCTGTTCCCCTCCTCTTCATTGAGGCGGATGATGTCGTGAACATTGCTCATGAGGAGGATTTTCAGGATTCCGCGTCTTCAGTCCTCTCCTGTTTTGAGAGGGCGAAGGAGGAGCAGGATGTTGTCACTCTTGCCGATCTCTGTACCGAGATGGAGTGCGGAATACGTGAAGTATACATCCCTCTCCTGTTTCTGATGATTGATGGAAAACTTGCGCTTCGGCAGGAAGAGTTCTTCGGGGATATTATCATCACGCAGTTCCATGATGACGGATCTGCTTCGGAATAA
- a CDS encoding chromosome segregation protein SMC: MHITQLEIDNFKSFGKKTKIPFFEGFTVISGPNGSGKSNIIDCILFCLALSGARGLRAEKLTDLINLNTGKNTAEVTITFSDGTRIRRRIKRTGHGYYSYNYLNDRLCKQGDVLEFLARHGIKPEGYNVVMQGDITRIMEMSDTERRKIVDEIAGVAEFDKKKGQSLAELEVVRERIEREELLLRELTARLEDLKSEREQALQYRHWQEQLEYYQGCLSAAQLRDRIRELDTLRQMVAEQTVEIGTIEQRRAECRQEIERLSEAIRDIERQINEKSGTEYLALLSDLEEAKSAIKLAEQTISRLKHEKDSNLEKIKKIYMDAKRAETRVGELSDAVRSLSIDRSNIAMELAGQRADLESVERSLSVENDDVAAAKEQLFSLMNRVEEQKGIRGDYLHKQDMLIERSRLRSSEKERISVRLAQINREIAEKDGQIGEYDACIARLNAEKEAIERDLSETESSMFSYRSSLETLRKDIKSYEQAVMRLDAQQHAAGGAGGKVMEAILGMDGVYGTVAQLGRAPPDYTQALDVAAGGRLRYVVVENDAVAADAIRYLRDNRLGRLTFLPLNKLKSPEIPPLRDRNVIDYAVNLLDYDPLFDPVFRLVFGATVIIDTMEHARKMMGKYRMVTVDGELLEKSGAMTGGSRQQKQTLGFGIAADDEINRLRHELAGMESEASDLELAISRLTTKGEEMRRQRSGIEEQIARYQMLIGEFTKRNTDISEERDQIRASLEAMEREVGEGSAHLASIEAEIETVSQEISSIGGEIDRLKARLEETGIPALSEKMSRMSKEIAEQERRLRNKDSDIADAQRERQYFTKRLEELEAEREKMERGNSTIDADVNTSESEIEGSRARIEALEARQSTFSDELETLRTARDGLNHEIAATEKGTIECDSAIDRIRLQISSLRQREESLSGEIEALRLETGDHETDLSLAEIEKGIAGAERSLKSIGAVNMLAIEEFERVEKRVDDRTEKKEVLSRERTLLIERIERFEKLKFDTFMESYHAIDENFRSIFARLTSGSGNLILDNEEDPFNGGMTFAVKPRDKKVHLLSSLSGGEKSLTTLAFIFSIQQFMPAPFYALDEIDMFLDASNVERIANLIKELSHNAQSIIVSLRRPTIERADRIVGVTLRPDKSTYVTGVKSNV; this comes from the coding sequence TTGCATATCACCCAGCTGGAGATCGATAATTTCAAGTCTTTTGGAAAGAAGACTAAAATACCGTTTTTTGAAGGTTTCACCGTTATATCCGGACCGAATGGCTCGGGCAAAAGTAATATTATCGACTGTATTCTGTTTTGCCTTGCATTGTCGGGTGCCCGTGGGCTCCGGGCGGAAAAGCTGACTGATTTGATAAATTTAAATACGGGCAAAAATACTGCGGAAGTGACGATTACATTCTCCGACGGAACCCGGATTCGCCGTCGTATCAAACGTACCGGACACGGTTATTACAGTTATAATTACCTCAATGATCGACTGTGCAAGCAGGGTGACGTTCTTGAGTTCCTTGCCCGCCATGGAATCAAGCCTGAAGGGTATAATGTCGTCATGCAGGGTGATATCACCCGGATAATGGAGATGAGCGATACGGAACGCCGGAAAATTGTTGATGAAATCGCCGGTGTTGCTGAATTTGATAAGAAAAAAGGGCAGTCGCTTGCCGAACTTGAAGTGGTTCGGGAACGTATCGAACGGGAAGAACTTCTCCTGCGCGAACTGACCGCACGTCTTGAGGATCTCAAGTCGGAACGGGAACAGGCGCTTCAGTACCGCCACTGGCAGGAGCAGCTGGAATATTATCAGGGATGCCTTTCGGCCGCTCAACTCAGGGACAGAATCCGGGAGCTTGATACGCTCAGGCAAATGGTTGCAGAACAGACCGTGGAAATCGGAACGATTGAACAGCGGCGTGCTGAATGCCGTCAGGAGATAGAGCGCCTTTCAGAAGCAATCCGGGACATTGAACGCCAGATCAATGAAAAAAGTGGCACAGAATACCTCGCGTTGCTGTCGGATCTTGAAGAGGCTAAGAGTGCGATTAAGCTTGCAGAACAGACAATATCTCGCTTAAAACATGAAAAAGACTCGAATCTCGAAAAGATTAAAAAGATCTATATGGATGCGAAACGTGCTGAAACTCGTGTCGGCGAACTCTCCGATGCGGTGCGCTCCCTCTCGATTGACCGTTCAAATATCGCGATGGAACTTGCCGGGCAACGTGCCGATCTGGAATCTGTCGAACGATCCCTCAGTGTCGAAAATGACGATGTCGCAGCGGCGAAAGAGCAGCTTTTTAGTCTGATGAACCGTGTCGAGGAGCAAAAAGGTATCAGGGGCGATTATCTTCACAAGCAGGATATGCTCATTGAGCGCAGCCGCCTCCGCTCATCCGAAAAGGAACGGATTTCCGTCCGTCTTGCACAGATCAATAGGGAAATCGCCGAGAAGGACGGGCAGATTGGAGAATACGATGCCTGTATTGCACGCCTTAATGCGGAAAAAGAGGCTATTGAGCGCGATTTGTCGGAAACTGAGAGCAGCATGTTTTCCTACCGCTCGTCCCTCGAAACCCTCCGGAAGGATATCAAGTCGTATGAACAGGCAGTGATGCGTCTTGATGCACAGCAGCACGCGGCGGGTGGCGCCGGGGGTAAGGTTATGGAGGCCATTTTAGGCATGGACGGCGTGTACGGGACTGTTGCCCAGCTCGGGCGGGCGCCTCCGGATTATACTCAGGCACTTGACGTGGCGGCAGGGGGGCGCCTCCGGTATGTTGTGGTCGAAAACGATGCGGTTGCGGCAGATGCAATCCGGTATCTCAGGGACAACCGCCTGGGAAGATTGACGTTTCTTCCCCTGAATAAATTGAAATCACCTGAGATACCTCCGTTGAGGGATCGTAACGTTATTGATTATGCTGTGAATCTGCTGGATTATGATCCGCTCTTCGACCCGGTATTCCGCCTTGTGTTCGGTGCGACTGTTATCATCGACACCATGGAACACGCCCGAAAGATGATGGGCAAGTACAGGATGGTGACCGTGGATGGCGAACTTCTTGAAAAGAGCGGTGCGATGACCGGCGGATCCCGGCAGCAGAAACAGACTCTCGGGTTTGGTATCGCCGCTGATGACGAAATCAACCGCCTTCGCCATGAGCTGGCAGGAATGGAGTCGGAAGCGTCGGATCTCGAACTTGCCATATCCCGGCTGACGACCAAAGGGGAGGAGATGCGGCGACAGCGCTCAGGTATAGAAGAGCAGATTGCCCGGTACCAGATGCTTATCGGGGAATTTACCAAGCGAAATACCGATATATCCGAGGAGCGCGATCAAATCCGTGCATCGCTGGAGGCGATGGAGCGGGAGGTCGGGGAGGGCTCCGCACATCTTGCTTCGATCGAAGCCGAGATAGAAACTGTATCGCAGGAAATATCGTCAATCGGCGGTGAAATCGACCGGCTGAAGGCACGGCTCGAAGAAACGGGAATTCCGGCGCTGTCAGAAAAAATGAGCAGAATGAGTAAAGAAATCGCCGAGCAGGAGCGCCGTCTCCGGAATAAAGATTCGGATATCGCTGATGCGCAGCGCGAGAGGCAGTATTTTACAAAACGCCTCGAGGAACTCGAAGCTGAACGCGAAAAGATGGAGCGCGGAAACAGCACAATCGATGCTGATGTGAACACGTCCGAATCTGAGATTGAAGGGAGCAGGGCGCGTATTGAGGCGCTGGAAGCACGGCAATCGACCTTTTCGGACGAACTTGAGACTCTGCGCACGGCGCGCGATGGTTTGAACCACGAGATTGCGGCGACAGAGAAGGGAACAATCGAGTGCGACAGTGCCATTGATCGGATACGCCTTCAGATATCCTCGCTTCGCCAGCGGGAAGAAAGTCTCTCCGGAGAAATTGAGGCGCTCAGACTGGAAACCGGGGATCATGAGACCGATCTCTCGCTTGCTGAGATTGAAAAGGGAATTGCCGGGGCCGAGCGCTCCCTGAAATCAATCGGTGCCGTCAATATGCTTGCCATTGAAGAATTCGAGAGGGTGGAGAAACGGGTCGATGACCGGACTGAGAAAAAAGAGGTCCTTTCACGCGAGCGTACTCTGCTCATCGAACGTATCGAGAGGTTTGAAAAGCTGAAATTCGACACGTTTATGGAGTCTTATCATGCAATTGACGAAAATTTCCGATCGATATTTGCCCGCCTTACAAGCGGAAGCGGCAACCTGATACTGGACAATGAGGAGGACCCTTTCAATGGCGGCATGACCTTTGCTGTCAAACCGCGTGACAAAAAGGTACATCTGCTCAGTTCTCTCTCGGGTGGTGAAAAATCGCTTACGACACTTGCATTCATCTTCTCGATCCAGCAGTTCATGCCCGCACCTTTCTATGCACTTGATGAGATTGACATGTTTCTCGATGCATCCAATGTTGAGAGGATTGCCAACCTCATCAAGGAGCTCTCCCATAACGCACAGTCAATCATCGTATCGCTCCGCCGCCCGACCATCGAGCGGGCCGATCGTATTGTTGGGGTGACGCTCAGGCCTGACAAGAGCACATATGTCACCGGTGTAAAAAGCAATGTATGA